Proteins from a genomic interval of Desulfovibrio piger:
- a CDS encoding deoxyguanosinetriphosphate triphosphohydrolase yields MNFQEKWRKLLLPLRYGGSGVDFKKLDPARSPFLQDRDRIIYSSSFRRLARKTQVHPLVRNDHIHTRLSHSLEVSSVGRSLGAMAGYFLRRRDELPEYAAPEFPGQILEAACLAHDIGNPPFGHAGEFAIRDWFGDPANHTYVNALEETHQSDFRCFDGNAQGFRVVNVVENNRDQGGFRLTYPTLASMVKYPWDSWQSRTRSGKCKFNYYQAEAGIFEEVFCALGLKTRRGDFARHPLSLLAEAADDTCYRIVDMEDARELDIITLADILKVVEPLAPSLKLDPQRLEDMGSDRERAGYVRARVIGHVTASLFETFAAQYERIMRREFEGPLMDMAPEDVRAYMDRAKEIFNGRILKNSHKTALEIGSYSVYKRLLDTFIPACHRRICDPGRLTYKEQQALQLMGGHAPRREDDLYVSYLRVLDFITGMTDQYASFVSTQFLGTSC; encoded by the coding sequence ATGAATTTTCAGGAAAAGTGGCGTAAATTGCTCCTTCCCCTGCGCTACGGGGGCAGCGGGGTGGATTTCAAAAAGCTTGATCCGGCCCGCAGCCCGTTTTTGCAGGATCGGGACCGCATCATCTATTCCAGTTCGTTCCGGCGTCTGGCCCGCAAAACACAAGTGCATCCGCTGGTGCGTAACGATCACATCCACACGCGCCTCAGCCATTCGCTGGAGGTCAGCAGCGTGGGGCGTTCGCTGGGCGCCATGGCGGGCTATTTTTTGCGCCGCCGGGACGAGCTGCCAGAGTATGCCGCGCCGGAGTTTCCCGGCCAGATCCTCGAAGCCGCCTGCCTGGCCCACGACATCGGCAATCCGCCTTTCGGCCATGCGGGCGAGTTCGCCATCCGTGACTGGTTCGGGGACCCGGCCAACCACACCTATGTAAATGCGCTGGAGGAGACGCATCAGAGCGATTTCCGCTGCTTCGACGGCAACGCCCAGGGCTTCCGGGTGGTCAACGTGGTGGAGAACAACCGCGATCAGGGCGGGTTCCGGCTTACCTATCCCACGCTGGCCAGCATGGTCAAATATCCGTGGGATTCCTGGCAGTCCCGTACGCGGAGCGGCAAGTGCAAGTTCAACTACTATCAGGCCGAGGCGGGCATCTTCGAAGAGGTGTTTTGCGCTCTGGGGCTGAAAACGCGCCGGGGCGACTTTGCCCGCCATCCGCTCTCCCTGCTGGCCGAAGCGGCCGACGACACCTGTTACCGCATCGTGGACATGGAAGACGCCCGCGAGCTGGACATCATCACCCTGGCGGACATCCTGAAGGTGGTGGAGCCTCTGGCCCCGAGCCTGAAGCTCGACCCGCAGCGGCTGGAAGATATGGGTTCCGACCGGGAGCGGGCCGGGTATGTGCGGGCCCGTGTCATCGGCCACGTGACCGCGAGCCTGTTCGAGACCTTCGCCGCGCAGTATGAGCGCATCATGCGCCGGGAGTTCGAAGGTCCGCTCATGGATATGGCGCCGGAGGACGTCCGGGCCTATATGGACAGGGCCAAAGAGATCTTCAACGGGCGCATCCTCAAGAACAGTCACAAGACGGCGCTGGAGATCGGGTCCTACAGCGTCTACAAGCGCCTGCTGGATACCTTCATCCCGGCCTGCCATCGCCGCATCTGCGATCCCGGGCGGCTCACCTACAAGGAGCAGCAGGCCTTGCAGCTCATGGGCGGCCATGCGCCGCGCCGTGAGGATGACCTGTACGTCTCCTATCTGCGGGTGCTGGATTTCATCACCGGCATGACCGACCAGTACGCCAGCTTCGTGTCCACCCAGTTCCTGGGTACGTCCTGCTAG
- a CDS encoding DNA primase family protein yields MTDQEMLQQVQERIAEEQQGQPSNDGPKLDKHGLPIPKPDFVERCLYANELGDGLLFAYLFKGRHAYVGQADEWIWWSGHHWSVDLIEKGHRARADVEHVAQAYYTTGAHFDRLAKDAERDGDKESAGRLKAKAEKMKARAARLRTETGRKRCLEFAKTNLESPLAIAGDEIDRDPWSLPMANGVVDLCTGEIRPGRPDDWLVKSSPVEWQGIDAPCPHWEHFVTEIMGDDPEMAAFLQRVFGYGVTGLAREHIFLVLFGRGRNGKGIMTEVIQTVLGGQNATTALAGPVQSEMLLDQGKNRSAAGPSPDIMSLRGLRIAFASETDEGQRFSPARVKWFSGGETLTGRYPHDKRNVSFAPTHLLALLTNHKPHAPASDFAFWERLLLVDFPLSFVDRKPQNENERPMDKGLKDRLLQELPGIAAWLVRGCLEWQRVGIAPPAKVREATSEYRRDEDLLADFVDECCDLQQEGQPEIRSKASDLYDAFCAWFKRNVSAKKTISQKAFGKMMLERFQRERKGGTYYYFGVGVSAHAQLELDQEE; encoded by the coding sequence ATGACCGATCAGGAAATGCTGCAGCAGGTGCAGGAACGCATCGCCGAAGAACAGCAAGGCCAGCCCTCCAACGACGGCCCCAAGCTGGACAAGCATGGCCTCCCCATACCGAAGCCGGACTTTGTGGAACGCTGCCTCTATGCCAACGAGCTGGGCGACGGTCTCCTGTTCGCCTACCTTTTCAAGGGCCGCCATGCCTATGTGGGCCAAGCTGACGAGTGGATCTGGTGGTCCGGGCACCACTGGTCTGTGGATCTCATCGAGAAGGGACACCGGGCCCGGGCGGATGTGGAGCATGTGGCTCAGGCCTACTACACCACCGGGGCTCACTTTGACCGGCTGGCTAAGGATGCCGAGCGCGACGGCGACAAGGAGTCGGCTGGACGTCTCAAGGCCAAGGCCGAGAAGATGAAGGCCCGGGCTGCCCGCTTGCGAACCGAGACCGGGCGCAAGCGCTGTCTCGAATTTGCCAAGACCAATTTGGAGAGCCCGCTGGCCATCGCCGGTGATGAAATCGACCGAGACCCGTGGTCGCTGCCCATGGCGAATGGCGTTGTGGACCTGTGCACGGGGGAGATACGCCCGGGCCGCCCGGACGACTGGCTGGTGAAAAGCAGCCCGGTGGAGTGGCAGGGCATCGATGCCCCTTGCCCTCACTGGGAGCACTTCGTCACCGAGATCATGGGTGATGACCCGGAGATGGCCGCCTTCCTCCAGCGCGTCTTCGGGTATGGCGTCACCGGTCTGGCCCGCGAGCACATCTTCCTGGTGCTGTTCGGGCGTGGCCGCAACGGCAAGGGCATCATGACCGAGGTGATCCAGACCGTGCTCGGTGGACAGAACGCCACCACGGCTCTGGCCGGACCGGTGCAGTCCGAGATGCTGCTCGACCAGGGCAAGAACCGCAGTGCCGCCGGGCCCAGCCCGGACATCATGTCCCTGCGCGGTCTGCGTATCGCTTTTGCCTCGGAGACTGACGAGGGCCAGCGATTCAGCCCGGCCCGCGTGAAGTGGTTCAGCGGCGGCGAGACCCTGACGGGCCGCTATCCGCACGACAAGCGCAACGTCAGTTTCGCGCCCACCCACCTGCTGGCCCTGCTGACCAACCACAAGCCCCATGCTCCGGCCAGCGACTTTGCCTTCTGGGAGCGCCTGCTGCTGGTGGACTTCCCCCTGTCCTTTGTGGATCGCAAGCCGCAGAACGAGAACGAGCGCCCCATGGACAAGGGGCTGAAGGACCGCTTGCTGCAGGAGCTGCCGGGCATAGCGGCATGGCTGGTACGCGGCTGTCTGGAGTGGCAGCGCGTGGGCATCGCGCCTCCGGCCAAGGTTCGCGAGGCAACCTCGGAGTACCGGCGCGACGAGGATCTGCTGGCCGACTTCGTGGACGAATGCTGCGACCTGCAGCAGGAAGGCCAGCCCGAGATCCGGTCCAAGGCGTCAGACCTCTACGATGCCTTCTGCGCGTGGTTCAAGCGCAACGTGTCCGCCAAAAAGACCATTTCGCAGAAGGCCTTCGGCAAGATGATGCTGGAACGCTTCCAGCGCGAGCGGAAGGGGGGCACCTACTACTATTTTGGGGTGGGGGTCTCTGCGCACGCCCAGCTGGAGCTGGACCAGGAAGAGTAA
- a CDS encoding primase-helicase zinc-binding domain-containing protein yields MIESLIQNRGLKAVKVAGTHGGEWACPCPACGGKDRFRFWPAQGEGGTWYCRQCDKGGDSIQFLREFEGLSYTEACRRLGVERTAAPTSIMPRADKAERPWEPSPTPADPGPVWQEHAAKLLDYAHAKLLADEDRMMWLAMRGIFPDAVERFRLGWLPGENGKDCYHRDRGAWGLPTETNARGRKKSLWIPAGLVVPALTEDGAVRRLRIRRTDEARERFGAEMKYVVVPGSSMRPLLLRPEARAFVVVEAELDAMACVAAALDAGLDVGAFAAGTNMGRPDAAAHAVLRRALCILVALDFDQPDEKGQRAGAKGMPFWARTYRTARRWPVPKGKDPGDAFREGWNLADWIRIGLPPVFAPAPVQEAPAPLPVAPAPEKKQARETMGAGRMDDKGGGKKKATAAGAWGGVEWLTHPIGPRDSLQVLARAGLEARPTSDGDYEIYGQERWPQRDQARLMGWLRRFGQWVWQALYDKEFAPPNGRAM; encoded by the coding sequence ATGATTGAAAGCCTTATCCAAAATCGCGGCCTGAAGGCCGTCAAGGTGGCCGGGACCCACGGCGGCGAATGGGCTTGTCCCTGCCCCGCCTGTGGCGGGAAGGACCGCTTCCGCTTCTGGCCTGCCCAGGGCGAAGGCGGGACATGGTACTGCCGCCAGTGCGACAAGGGCGGCGACAGCATCCAGTTCCTGCGTGAGTTCGAGGGCCTGAGCTACACCGAAGCCTGCCGCCGTCTGGGCGTGGAGAGGACGGCGGCCCCCACCAGCATCATGCCCAGGGCCGACAAGGCGGAGCGCCCGTGGGAGCCTTCCCCCACGCCTGCCGATCCCGGCCCGGTCTGGCAGGAGCACGCCGCCAAGCTGCTGGACTATGCCCATGCCAAGCTGCTGGCTGACGAAGATCGCATGATGTGGCTGGCCATGCGCGGGATCTTCCCCGATGCGGTGGAACGCTTCCGCCTGGGCTGGCTCCCTGGAGAGAACGGCAAGGACTGCTACCACCGGGATCGCGGCGCCTGGGGCCTGCCGACGGAGACCAATGCCCGCGGCCGGAAGAAGTCCCTCTGGATACCCGCGGGGCTGGTAGTCCCCGCCCTGACCGAAGACGGCGCGGTGCGGCGCCTGCGCATCCGGCGCACGGATGAGGCCCGGGAACGCTTCGGGGCGGAGATGAAGTACGTGGTGGTGCCGGGCTCCAGCATGCGCCCGCTGCTGCTGCGGCCCGAGGCCCGGGCTTTCGTGGTGGTGGAGGCGGAGCTGGACGCCATGGCCTGCGTGGCGGCGGCCTTGGACGCCGGGCTGGACGTGGGGGCCTTCGCTGCCGGGACCAACATGGGGCGTCCGGATGCGGCAGCCCATGCCGTGCTGCGCCGTGCCCTCTGCATCCTCGTGGCGCTGGACTTCGACCAGCCGGACGAGAAGGGGCAGCGGGCCGGGGCCAAGGGCATGCCCTTCTGGGCAAGAACCTACCGCACGGCCCGCCGCTGGCCGGTCCCCAAGGGCAAAGACCCCGGGGACGCCTTCCGGGAAGGCTGGAATCTGGCGGACTGGATACGCATCGGGCTGCCCCCTGTTTTCGCGCCTGCGCCTGTGCAGGAGGCACCAGCCCCCCTCCCTGTGGCCCCTGCCCCGGAAAAAAAGCAGGCCCGTGAGACCATGGGCGCTGGACGGATGGACGACAAGGGGGGCGGGAAGAAAAAAGCGACGGCTGCCGGGGCATGGGGCGGTGTGGAGTGGCTGACCCACCCCATCGGCCCGCGCGACAGCCTCCAGGTACTGGCCCGGGCGGGGCTGGAGGCTCGGCCCACCAGTGACGGCGACTACGAGATCTACGGGCAGGAGCGATGGCCCCAGCGAGATCAGGCCCGGCTCATGGGCTGGCTGCGGCGCTTCGGCCAGTGGGTCTGGCAAGCGCTGTACGACAAGGAATTTGCCCCGCCGAACGGCAGGGCGATGTGA
- a CDS encoding DNA methyltransferase — protein MEKLKLEYWPVDRLRACARPLRDNDACVERMASAMSRFGCRIPLLVRADGEVVDGHLRLKAARALNFASVPVLLVDDMDDAQIRAFRLLVNRSATWAKWNEGELSQELAELRAMDVDLEITGFEPRELDRFLKAAALDDDDVLDTAPEAPARPVSRPGDLWLLGGHRLLCGDATLPESYAALMQGMEADMVWTDPPYNVAYEGKAGKIKNDAMSDQDFAAFLQRVFRQMVTGVRKGGAVYVAHAEGGGLGVIFRQAFIQAGLKLASCLIWRKNSGVLSRADYHWQHEPILYGWRPGAPHMWFGDRKQTTVQDAFPAAVREDGDVPCWHIMDGERIVRISGKDVHVEVLAGSVFCEPKPQRNSHHPTMKPVALIERMLTNSSKRGGMILDPFGGSGSTLMACERQDRICRTMELDPRFVDVIIRRWEDATGREALLEDGVRPFVEVALERGGDHA, from the coding sequence ATGGAAAAGCTGAAACTGGAGTATTGGCCTGTGGATCGTCTGCGTGCCTGCGCGCGTCCTTTGCGTGACAACGACGCCTGCGTCGAGCGGATGGCCTCTGCCATGAGCCGCTTCGGATGCCGTATCCCCTTGCTGGTGCGGGCCGACGGCGAGGTGGTGGATGGCCATCTGCGTCTCAAGGCTGCTCGGGCGCTGAACTTTGCCAGCGTGCCCGTGCTGCTGGTGGACGACATGGATGACGCGCAAATCCGGGCGTTCCGCTTGCTGGTCAATCGCTCCGCAACATGGGCGAAGTGGAACGAGGGGGAACTGTCCCAGGAACTGGCTGAACTGAGGGCTATGGACGTAGATCTGGAGATCACCGGCTTCGAACCGCGCGAGCTGGATCGCTTCCTGAAGGCTGCGGCCCTGGATGACGACGATGTGCTGGATACTGCCCCGGAAGCGCCTGCGCGACCGGTGAGCCGTCCGGGAGACCTGTGGCTGTTGGGCGGACACCGTCTGCTCTGTGGCGATGCTACCCTGCCGGAGTCTTACGCGGCCCTCATGCAGGGCATGGAGGCTGATATGGTCTGGACGGATCCGCCGTACAACGTGGCATATGAAGGGAAGGCCGGGAAGATCAAGAATGACGCCATGAGCGACCAGGACTTCGCGGCTTTCCTGCAGCGCGTCTTCCGCCAGATGGTGACCGGTGTGCGCAAGGGCGGGGCTGTATATGTGGCCCACGCTGAAGGTGGTGGGCTTGGCGTGATATTCCGCCAGGCCTTCATCCAGGCTGGCCTCAAGCTGGCCAGCTGTTTGATCTGGAGAAAAAACTCCGGGGTGCTCTCGCGAGCTGACTACCACTGGCAGCATGAGCCCATCCTCTATGGCTGGCGGCCTGGAGCGCCACATATGTGGTTTGGCGACCGCAAGCAGACCACCGTGCAGGACGCATTCCCGGCCGCGGTACGTGAGGACGGTGATGTCCCCTGCTGGCACATCATGGATGGTGAGCGCATCGTAAGGATCAGCGGCAAGGACGTGCACGTGGAGGTCCTGGCTGGCTCTGTATTCTGCGAGCCAAAGCCCCAGCGCAATAGCCATCACCCGACGATGAAACCGGTGGCCCTCATCGAGCGGATGCTGACCAACAGCAGTAAGCGTGGCGGCATGATCCTGGACCCCTTTGGGGGGTCTGGCTCCACGCTTATGGCCTGCGAGCGTCAAGACCGTATCTGCCGGACGATGGAACTTGATCCTCGCTTTGTGGATGTGATCATCCGCCGTTGGGAAGATGCCACTGGACGTGAGGCGCTGCTGGAAGATGGCGTGCGTCCCTTTGTCGAGGTGGCCCTCGAGCGTGGAGGTGATCATGCCTGA
- a CDS encoding terminase gpA endonuclease subunit has product MKIRFCEAERRVFARREKLTVSQWASKYLIVQDGIYRGSPLRLDVSPFLRGPMDAYSRPGVREVVVCGSLQVGKTLLLYACLGWSMDYRPGIKMLAMPTRESRDRVVEKKLRPMLQGSPVLRRMVAKYRRENILLKDGTSIELATAESPSQRASITVQDLFVDEEDLYSRSGDSSPLEDFKGRTRSYGDFAKIIRACQPKGDESSSIWTGITRQVDQLMCYEVVCPACRHQHLMDVDRIVVPDGETDPRLIRSRKLARYRCPHCQYLWSDHARDLAVASGRWRPYVWTGAAFEPGPDISDARSIGFHLPAVLSRFVSLSDLAARRILAGSDDPAQQRQYHNDDLGMPWSPVELQTDVDRLLELRDPHLPPRTVPHGAVALTCGIDVQKRGFWYLVRAWMPTMASYVIDYGYLGSWDDVQALVFDTYYPVQGPDGSDVGERMPIWRACIDSGGTETEGVYTRTEEVYMWVRANGCGVVYACKGASRPQAAPVRWVVRERMPHNGRPIPGGLRLYLIDSGAFKTTDMGRMLNQDSRQPLRFHAGADETLASQLSAERMVRKNGNLVWVREHKDNHLLDCLVLSAAAADASWTPSLPHYILQLQSQARMQSETPRPRAKKRPQPEAVGHRW; this is encoded by the coding sequence GTGAAGATCCGGTTTTGTGAGGCCGAACGCCGGGTATTTGCCCGGCGTGAAAAGCTGACCGTCTCGCAATGGGCCAGCAAGTACCTGATCGTGCAGGACGGCATCTACCGCGGCAGCCCGCTGCGGCTGGATGTATCGCCCTTCCTGCGCGGTCCCATGGACGCCTACTCACGTCCAGGTGTGCGCGAGGTGGTGGTCTGCGGTTCCCTGCAGGTAGGCAAGACGCTGCTGCTCTATGCCTGCCTGGGATGGTCCATGGACTACCGTCCGGGCATCAAGATGCTGGCCATGCCCACCCGCGAGTCCCGCGACCGCGTGGTGGAGAAGAAACTGCGGCCCATGCTCCAGGGCAGCCCAGTGCTGCGGCGCATGGTAGCCAAGTACCGGCGCGAGAACATCCTGCTCAAGGACGGCACCAGCATCGAGCTGGCCACGGCCGAATCCCCCAGCCAGCGCGCGTCCATCACAGTGCAGGATCTGTTCGTGGACGAAGAGGATCTCTACAGCCGCAGCGGGGACTCCTCCCCTCTGGAGGATTTCAAGGGCCGCACGCGCTCCTACGGCGACTTCGCGAAGATCATCCGGGCCTGCCAGCCCAAGGGGGACGAAAGCTCGTCCATCTGGACAGGCATCACCAGACAGGTGGACCAGCTCATGTGCTACGAGGTGGTCTGCCCTGCCTGCCGTCATCAGCACCTCATGGACGTGGACCGGATCGTGGTCCCCGACGGAGAGACGGACCCGCGCCTGATCCGCTCCCGCAAACTGGCGCGGTACCGCTGCCCGCATTGCCAGTACCTCTGGAGCGATCATGCCCGCGACCTGGCTGTGGCCTCCGGGCGCTGGCGCCCCTACGTCTGGACCGGGGCGGCCTTCGAACCCGGTCCGGACATCAGCGATGCCCGCAGCATCGGCTTTCACCTGCCCGCGGTCCTGTCCCGTTTCGTCAGTCTCTCGGATCTGGCGGCCCGGCGTATCCTGGCCGGGAGCGATGACCCGGCCCAGCAGCGCCAGTACCACAATGACGACCTGGGCATGCCGTGGTCGCCAGTGGAACTCCAGACCGATGTGGACCGTCTGCTGGAGCTCCGTGATCCGCACCTGCCGCCGCGCACGGTGCCTCACGGCGCGGTGGCCCTGACCTGCGGCATCGACGTACAGAAGCGCGGCTTTTGGTATCTGGTCCGGGCGTGGATGCCGACCATGGCCAGCTATGTCATCGACTACGGCTACCTGGGCAGCTGGGATGACGTCCAGGCCCTGGTCTTCGACACCTACTACCCGGTGCAGGGGCCTGACGGCAGCGACGTGGGCGAGCGCATGCCCATCTGGCGGGCCTGCATCGACTCCGGCGGTACCGAGACCGAAGGCGTCTATACCCGTACCGAGGAGGTCTACATGTGGGTGCGGGCCAACGGCTGCGGCGTGGTTTATGCCTGCAAGGGCGCCAGCCGCCCGCAGGCCGCGCCGGTACGCTGGGTCGTCCGTGAGCGTATGCCGCACAATGGCCGCCCCATCCCCGGCGGCCTGCGGCTCTACCTCATCGACAGCGGCGCCTTCAAGACCACGGACATGGGCCGCATGCTCAACCAGGACAGCCGCCAGCCCCTGCGCTTCCATGCCGGGGCTGATGAAACGCTGGCTTCGCAGCTGTCGGCAGAGCGCATGGTGCGCAAGAACGGGAACCTTGTCTGGGTCCGGGAGCACAAGGACAACCACCTGCTGGACTGCCTTGTGCTGTCTGCCGCTGCAGCGGATGCGTCGTGGACGCCCAGCCTGCCGCACTATATACTGCAACTGCAGTCACAGGCCCGGATGCAGAGCGAAACGCCGAGGCCCAGGGCAAAGAAACGCCCGCAGCCGGAAGCTGTGGGCCACAGATGGTAA
- a CDS encoding helix-turn-helix domain-containing protein translates to MAFTTTDGHTSGASAMRVEQGRMLYGLREIAAALHCSEKSVLRYVAQYGLPAGKIGGRWCADEARLREWQIKLLSKT, encoded by the coding sequence ATGGCTTTCACGACCACGGACGGGCACACGTCCGGCGCTTCGGCCATGCGGGTGGAACAGGGGCGGATGCTCTACGGCCTGCGCGAGATCGCGGCTGCCCTGCACTGCTCGGAAAAAAGCGTGCTGCGCTACGTAGCACAGTACGGCCTGCCCGCAGGCAAAATCGGCGGCCGCTGGTGTGCCGACGAAGCCCGCCTGCGGGAATGGCAAATCAAATTACTAAGCAAAACATAA
- a CDS encoding phage portal protein: MMRPVGRAARRPPLSCIGRQARQARSGYSGAASPRGIGNWMPANADFNQLLGMDSGRMRARVRDLVRNFPPFARAVNAMVAFTVGSGARFQSLATLPDGSPDIPTRKRIEDRFRAWMEHADVAGRLHFYEIQQLCKRQECECGEYLLRFARPRDRRRGLLGLQIYEPENLSSWRIEGQEPDSDIWQGIEYDIWTGEPLAYHFQTVFGWERQLRTWREPAFNVLHGFQTLRPGQLRGVTPFAPAILMARDMGDYTTAELGAAKMAAKWLAFVSSGDPQFSQLTRTPGGLSGALREEVESLEDMTVEYLNDGEQVNFAPPSQRPGDSFDRFVRHTLRMVAICMDLPYEILSGDYTSINYSTSKASRNDFAMFLVPHQFRAEQHLIRPVFRRWLDCEALTQDYLPGYWQDKSRYQRAMWIPAGMPSVDPLRDGKAQIDGINAGILSPQMVILGDGRDPEEVVEQRAAWARLCTAHGIDATTGAVSTSLANNPAKLGAVESAEK; this comes from the coding sequence ATGATGCGTCCTGTCGGCAGGGCCGCCCGGCGGCCACCCCTTAGCTGCATCGGCAGGCAGGCCCGGCAGGCTCGCTCCGGCTACAGCGGAGCGGCCAGTCCGCGGGGCATCGGCAACTGGATGCCCGCCAACGCGGATTTCAACCAGCTGCTGGGCATGGACAGTGGACGCATGCGCGCCCGCGTGCGTGACCTCGTGCGCAACTTCCCGCCCTTCGCCCGCGCCGTCAATGCCATGGTGGCCTTCACCGTGGGGAGCGGCGCCCGCTTCCAGTCGCTGGCCACCCTGCCCGACGGGAGTCCGGACATACCCACCCGCAAGCGCATCGAGGATCGCTTCCGGGCCTGGATGGAGCATGCCGATGTGGCTGGCCGCCTGCACTTCTACGAGATCCAGCAGCTCTGCAAGCGGCAGGAGTGCGAGTGCGGCGAGTACCTGCTGCGCTTTGCCCGCCCGCGGGACAGGCGCCGCGGTCTGCTGGGCCTGCAAATCTACGAGCCGGAGAACCTGTCCAGCTGGCGCATCGAAGGTCAGGAACCGGACAGCGATATCTGGCAGGGCATCGAGTACGACATCTGGACCGGTGAGCCCCTGGCCTATCATTTCCAGACCGTCTTCGGCTGGGAGCGCCAGCTGCGGACGTGGCGCGAGCCTGCCTTCAACGTGCTGCACGGTTTTCAGACCCTGCGTCCCGGTCAGCTGCGCGGCGTGACCCCTTTCGCTCCGGCCATCCTCATGGCCAGGGACATGGGCGACTACACCACGGCAGAGCTGGGCGCGGCCAAGATGGCCGCCAAGTGGCTGGCCTTCGTGAGCAGCGGCGATCCGCAGTTCTCCCAGCTCACCCGTACGCCGGGCGGCCTCTCCGGGGCGCTGCGCGAAGAGGTGGAGAGCCTCGAGGACATGACCGTCGAGTACCTCAATGACGGCGAGCAAGTAAACTTCGCGCCGCCCAGCCAGCGCCCGGGCGACAGCTTCGACCGTTTCGTGCGCCATACCTTGCGCATGGTCGCCATCTGCATGGACCTGCCCTACGAGATCCTTTCCGGCGACTACACGTCCATCAACTATTCCACCAGCAAGGCCAGCCGCAACGACTTTGCCATGTTCCTGGTGCCCCACCAGTTCCGGGCCGAGCAGCATCTCATCCGCCCCGTGTTCCGGCGCTGGCTGGACTGCGAGGCGCTGACCCAGGACTACCTGCCCGGCTACTGGCAGGACAAAAGCCGCTATCAGCGGGCCATGTGGATACCCGCGGGCATGCCCAGCGTGGACCCCCTGCGCGACGGCAAGGCGCAGATCGACGGCATCAACGCGGGCATCCTGTCTCCCCAGATGGTCATCCTTGGCGATGGTCGCGACCCCGAGGAAGTGGTGGAACAGCGCGCCGCCTGGGCCCGTCTCTGTACCGCGCACGGCATCGATGCCACCACCGGCGCCGTGAGTACCTCGCTGGCCAATAACCCCGCCAAGCTGGGCGCTGTCGAGAGCGCCGAAAAATAG